From a region of the Pseudoxanthomonas sp. X-1 genome:
- a CDS encoding efflux RND transporter periplasmic adaptor subunit, which translates to MTASIPASIHSFRPFAWTVLLAGTLGLAACGARPSPASKAAPVVSVLTLQPEALALETELAGRTVASEESEVRPQVDGVLLKRLFTEGETVQAGQPLFQIEPTLYQAASNEARANLATAEAALASAKLQAQRYQVLGRQQLIAQQDVDDADAAYKQAAATAEASRAALDTARTRLRFATVTAPITGRVGRALFTPGALVTSGQADPLARIQKLDPMNVDITQSSTDYLALRRAVAAGGVQPATTPVRLKLADGSDYAVAGTLEFADIDVDQATGSITLRARFPNPDGTLLPGMYVRALVGQGVRQQALLVPQAAVDRTPRGEAQAWVVGANGVVHQRQFTTVRAVGNRWLVAEGLKAGDRIVTSGRQDLRDGARVSVKQAAASAGQG; encoded by the coding sequence ATGACCGCCTCGATCCCCGCGTCTATTCATTCCTTTCGTCCGTTCGCCTGGACCGTGCTGCTGGCGGGCACGCTGGGCCTGGCCGCCTGCGGTGCGCGCCCCTCGCCGGCGTCGAAGGCGGCGCCGGTGGTTTCGGTACTGACGCTGCAGCCCGAGGCGCTGGCGCTGGAAACCGAACTGGCCGGCCGCACGGTGGCCTCCGAGGAATCCGAGGTGCGCCCGCAGGTGGACGGCGTGCTGCTCAAGCGGTTGTTCACCGAGGGCGAGACGGTCCAGGCCGGGCAACCGCTATTCCAGATCGAACCCACGCTCTACCAGGCCGCCAGCAACGAGGCCCGCGCCAACCTGGCCACCGCCGAGGCCGCCCTGGCCAGCGCGAAACTGCAGGCGCAGCGCTACCAGGTGCTGGGCAGGCAGCAGCTGATCGCCCAGCAGGATGTGGACGATGCCGACGCCGCCTACAAGCAGGCCGCGGCGACGGCGGAGGCCAGCCGCGCGGCGCTGGACACGGCGCGCACCCGCCTGCGCTTCGCCACGGTCACCGCGCCCATCACCGGGCGCGTCGGCCGCGCCCTGTTCACGCCCGGCGCGCTGGTGACCTCCGGCCAGGCCGATCCGCTGGCGCGCATCCAGAAGCTGGACCCGATGAACGTGGACATCACCCAGTCCAGCACCGACTACCTGGCGCTGCGCCGCGCGGTGGCCGCCGGCGGCGTGCAGCCGGCGACCACACCGGTGCGACTGAAGCTGGCCGACGGCAGCGACTACGCCGTGGCGGGGACGCTGGAATTCGCCGACATCGACGTGGACCAGGCCACCGGCAGCATCACCCTGCGCGCGCGCTTCCCCAACCCGGACGGCACGCTGCTGCCAGGCATGTACGTGCGGGCGCTGGTCGGACAGGGCGTGCGCCAGCAGGCGCTGCTGGTGCCGCAGGCGGCCGTGGACCGCACCCCACGCGGCGAGGCGCAGGCCTGGGTGGTCGGCGCGAACGGCGTGGTGCACCAGCGCCAGTTCACCACCGTGCGCGCGGTCGGCAACCGCTGGCTGGTGGCCGAAGGCCTCAAGGCCGGCGACCGGATCGTCACCAGCGGCCGCCAGGACCTGCGCGACGGTGCCAGGGTGAGCGTCAAGCAGGCCGCCGCCAGCGCCGGACAGGGCTGA
- a CDS encoding efflux RND transporter permease subunit, whose amino-acid sequence MLPRFFIHRPIFAWVLAICIMAMGAIAIATLPVEQYPDIAPPQVNIAANYTGASAKTVEDSVTQVIEQQLKGIDHLLYFSSSSSSSGQSRINVTFDQRADPDIAQVQVQNAVNQAVNRLPQEVQQQGITVSKSQGDSLMVVALYDTTRKMTRVDVSDFLVSTLQDPISRINGVGEVNVFGAQYAMRVWLDPHRLNAYRLMPSDVRAAIQAQNTQVTAGELGALPAVDGQSLNATVTAQSRLQTPEQFRQIILSTLPSGASVRLGDVARVEIGAESYQNSSFLNGYPGSGFSVSLASGANALETADAVRAEIERLKPTFPPGVEVAYPRDNTPFVRVSVEGVVHTLIEAIVLVVVVMYLFLQNARATLIPAITVPVVLLGTFGVLALTGFTINTLTLFAMVLAIGLLVDDAIVVVENVERIMHEEHLPPLEATEKSMGEITGALVGITVVLGAVFLPMALFGGSTGIIYRQFSITIASAMALSALVALTLTPALCATLLKPVEKERRPGRFFQWFNRSVERSQHAYQRRLSVLLTRPKRWMALYALVVAVMAVLYLRMPTSFLPVEDQGQLSVQFTTPEGTTMATTEALAHRISDYFLDKEKANVEAVFLVVGRNNAGIGQNAGQGFLSLTPWGERDRHNTAAAIIERANRYFRAHEDARINVLSPPAVRGLGQSSGFELWIRDAQGKGREALEQAQRTVLEKADDDPALTSVRLNGLGDKAQLQLDIDHAQAGALGLAQSDINATLAAAWGGTYVNDFIDRGRVKRVYIQGDAPYRAVPEDLGQWYVRGDTGQMAPFSSFATSHWTRGPQLLQRFNGLSALQLQGSAAEGRSSGEAMDKMQALVDQQPGFDLQWSGLSYQERLSSNQTLWLYAASIAFIFLCLAALYESWSIPAAVLMVIPLGVLGTVVATTLAGFTNDIYFQVGLLTTIGLSAKNAILIVEFAEAEQKAGRTPMAAALEGARLRLRPIVMTSLAFVAGVIPLAVATGAGAASRREIGISVIGGMLSGTLLAVLLVPLFFVLVRGMRRERKVEDAQALG is encoded by the coding sequence ATGCTGCCGCGCTTCTTCATCCACCGGCCCATCTTCGCGTGGGTGCTGGCGATCTGCATCATGGCCATGGGCGCGATCGCCATCGCCACCCTGCCGGTCGAGCAGTACCCGGACATCGCCCCGCCGCAGGTGAACATCGCGGCCAACTACACCGGCGCCTCGGCCAAGACGGTCGAGGACAGCGTCACCCAGGTGATCGAGCAGCAGCTCAAGGGCATCGACCACCTGCTGTACTTCTCCTCGTCCAGTTCGTCCTCGGGTCAGTCGCGCATCAACGTGACCTTCGACCAGCGCGCCGACCCGGACATCGCCCAGGTGCAGGTGCAGAACGCGGTCAACCAGGCCGTCAACCGCCTGCCGCAGGAGGTGCAGCAGCAGGGCATCACCGTGTCCAAGTCGCAGGGCGACAGCCTGATGGTGGTGGCGCTGTACGACACCACGCGCAAGATGACGCGCGTGGATGTGTCCGACTTCCTGGTCAGCACGCTGCAGGACCCGATCAGCCGCATCAACGGCGTGGGCGAGGTCAACGTCTTCGGCGCCCAGTACGCGATGCGCGTGTGGCTGGACCCGCACCGCCTCAACGCCTACAGGCTGATGCCCAGCGACGTGCGCGCGGCGATCCAGGCGCAGAACACCCAGGTCACGGCCGGTGAGCTGGGCGCCCTGCCTGCGGTCGATGGCCAGTCGCTCAACGCTACGGTCACCGCGCAGTCGCGCCTGCAGACGCCCGAGCAGTTCCGCCAGATCATCCTGTCCACCCTGCCCAGCGGCGCCAGCGTGCGCCTAGGCGATGTGGCGCGGGTGGAGATCGGGGCGGAGAGTTACCAGAACAGCAGCTTCCTCAACGGCTATCCGGGCTCGGGCTTCTCGGTGTCGCTGGCCTCCGGCGCCAACGCGCTGGAGACCGCCGATGCGGTGCGCGCCGAGATCGAGCGGCTCAAGCCCACCTTCCCGCCCGGCGTGGAGGTGGCCTACCCGCGCGACAACACGCCGTTCGTGCGGGTGTCGGTGGAAGGCGTGGTGCACACCCTGATCGAGGCCATCGTGCTGGTGGTCGTGGTGATGTATCTGTTCCTGCAGAACGCGCGCGCGACCCTGATCCCGGCGATCACCGTGCCGGTGGTGCTGCTGGGCACCTTCGGCGTGCTGGCACTGACCGGCTTCACCATCAACACGCTGACGCTGTTCGCCATGGTGCTGGCCATCGGCCTGCTGGTGGACGATGCCATCGTGGTGGTGGAGAACGTCGAGCGGATCATGCACGAGGAGCACCTGCCGCCGCTGGAGGCCACCGAGAAGTCGATGGGCGAGATCACCGGCGCGCTGGTCGGCATCACCGTGGTGCTGGGCGCGGTGTTCCTGCCGATGGCGCTGTTCGGCGGCTCCACCGGCATCATCTACCGGCAGTTCTCCATCACCATCGCCTCGGCCATGGCGCTCTCCGCGCTGGTCGCGCTGACCCTGACGCCGGCCCTGTGCGCCACCCTGCTCAAGCCGGTGGAGAAGGAGCGCAGGCCGGGGCGGTTCTTCCAGTGGTTCAACCGCAGCGTCGAGCGCAGCCAGCACGCCTACCAGCGCCGGCTGAGTGTGCTGCTGACCCGTCCGAAGCGCTGGATGGCGCTGTACGCGCTGGTGGTGGCGGTCATGGCCGTGCTCTACCTGCGCATGCCGACCAGCTTCCTGCCGGTGGAGGACCAGGGCCAGCTGTCGGTGCAGTTCACCACGCCCGAAGGCACGACGATGGCCACCACCGAGGCGCTGGCCCATCGCATCAGCGACTACTTCCTGGACAAGGAGAAGGCCAACGTCGAGGCGGTGTTCCTGGTGGTGGGCCGCAACAACGCCGGCATCGGCCAGAACGCGGGCCAGGGCTTCCTGTCGCTCACGCCCTGGGGCGAGCGCGACCGCCACAACACGGCCGCGGCGATCATCGAGCGCGCCAACAGGTACTTCCGCGCCCACGAGGACGCGCGGATCAACGTGCTCTCGCCGCCGGCGGTGCGCGGGCTTGGCCAGTCCAGCGGTTTCGAGCTGTGGATCCGCGATGCGCAGGGCAAGGGGCGCGAGGCGCTCGAGCAGGCGCAGCGCACGGTGCTGGAGAAGGCCGACGACGACCCGGCGCTGACCTCGGTACGGTTGAACGGCCTGGGCGACAAGGCGCAGCTGCAGCTGGACATCGATCATGCCCAGGCCGGTGCGCTGGGCCTGGCGCAGTCGGACATCAACGCCACTTTGGCGGCGGCGTGGGGCGGCACCTACGTCAACGACTTCATCGACCGCGGCCGGGTCAAGCGCGTCTATATCCAGGGCGATGCGCCCTATCGCGCCGTGCCGGAGGATCTGGGCCAGTGGTACGTGCGCGGCGACACCGGGCAGATGGCGCCGTTCTCCAGCTTCGCCACCAGCCACTGGACGCGCGGCCCGCAGCTGCTGCAGCGCTTCAACGGGCTGTCGGCGCTGCAGCTGCAGGGCAGCGCGGCCGAAGGGCGCAGCTCGGGCGAGGCGATGGACAAGATGCAGGCGCTGGTGGACCAGCAGCCGGGCTTCGACCTGCAGTGGAGCGGCCTGTCCTACCAGGAGCGGCTGTCCAGCAACCAGACGCTGTGGCTGTACGCGGCCTCGATCGCCTTCATCTTCCTGTGCCTGGCCGCGCTCTATGAGAGCTGGTCGATTCCGGCGGCGGTGCTGATGGTGATCCCGCTGGGCGTGCTGGGCACGGTCGTGGCGACGACGCTGGCCGGGTTCACCAACGACATCTATTTCCAGGTCGGCCTGCTGACCACGATCGGCCTGTCGGCCAAGAACGCGATCCTGATCGTGGAGTTCGCCGAGGCCGAACAGAAGGCGGGCCGTACGCCGATGGCCGCCGCGCTGGAAGGCGCGCGCCTGCGCCTGCGGCCGATCGTGATGACCTCGCTGGCCTTCGTCGCCGGCGTGATCCCGCTGGCCGTCGCCACTGGCGCCGGCGCCGCCAGCCGCCGCGAGATCGGCATCAGCGTGATCGGCGGCATGCTCTCCGGCACGCTCCTGGCGGTGCTGCTGGTGCCGCTGTTCTTCGTGCTGGTGCGCGGCATGCGGCGCGAGCGCAAGGTGGAAGACGCGCAGGCTTTGGGTTGA
- a CDS encoding LysR family transcriptional regulator produces MTINALEDMRVFQEVVDTGSFTAAAERVGTSKQLVSRRIAALEARLGVRLLNRTTRKLSPTPLGLAYLEHAREIVAAVDQAEMAICQQGGARPRGTLRISAPMSFGTLHLGPVLPAFLADYPEVSVELELSDRAVDLVGEGFDVALRIGAVAESTLVARRLGALRMVTCASPAYLQRAGTPHQPAQLRDHACLLYGHGRTSQWHYAREGRALSVEVSGRLHANNGEVLVQAALAGHGLVHLPAFLLDDGLADGRLVPVLEEFEPAPSAMNALYPQHRQASLLVRAFVDFLVERFAPAHAP; encoded by the coding sequence ATGACAATCAACGCACTCGAAGACATGCGTGTGTTCCAGGAAGTGGTGGACACCGGCAGCTTCACCGCCGCGGCCGAGCGCGTGGGCACCTCCAAGCAGCTGGTCAGCCGGCGCATCGCCGCGCTGGAGGCGCGCCTGGGCGTGCGCCTGCTCAACCGCACCACGCGCAAGCTCAGCCCCACGCCGCTGGGCCTGGCCTATCTGGAACACGCGCGCGAGATCGTCGCCGCCGTGGACCAGGCCGAAATGGCCATCTGCCAGCAGGGTGGGGCGCGCCCGCGCGGCACGCTGCGCATCAGCGCGCCGATGTCCTTCGGCACCCTGCACCTGGGACCGGTGCTGCCGGCCTTCCTCGCCGACTATCCAGAGGTCAGCGTGGAGCTGGAGCTCAGCGACCGCGCGGTCGACCTGGTGGGCGAGGGGTTCGACGTGGCGCTGCGCATCGGCGCGGTGGCCGAGTCCACGCTGGTGGCCCGGCGCCTGGGCGCGCTGCGCATGGTCACCTGCGCCAGCCCCGCCTACCTGCAGCGGGCCGGCACGCCGCACCAGCCCGCGCAGCTGCGCGACCACGCCTGCCTGCTGTACGGCCACGGCCGCACCAGCCAGTGGCACTACGCGCGCGAAGGCCGCGCGCTGTCGGTGGAAGTGTCCGGCCGCCTGCACGCCAACAACGGCGAAGTGCTGGTGCAGGCCGCGCTCGCCGGCCACGGCCTGGTGCACCTGCCGGCCTTCCTGCTGGACGATGGCCTGGCCGATGGCCGGCTGGTGCCGGTGCTGGAGGAATTCGAACCGGCCCCCAGCGCGATGAACGCCCTCTATCCCCAGCACCGCCAGGCCTCGCTGCTGGTGCGCGCCTTCGTCGACTTCCTCGTCGAACGCTTCGCACCCGCGCACGCCCCGTAA
- a CDS encoding pirin family protein, which yields MHDIIRADKRGVANHGWLNSRHTFSFGHYYNPQFVGFSDLRVINDDRVSPGQGFGTHPHRDMEIFSYVLEGALAHKDSMGSGSVIRPGDVQLMSAGSGVAHSEFNGSDRENVHFLQIWIVPNVTGAPPRYQEKSFPEAEKRGRLRLIISPDGAQGSLEIRQDARVYAGLFDGEESALLTLGDDRHAYVHVARGSIELDGQALHEGDGVRVRDAGTLSLAKGQGAEVLVFDLRPNEVPGLN from the coding sequence ATGCACGACATCATCCGGGCCGACAAGCGCGGCGTCGCCAACCACGGCTGGCTCAACTCGCGCCACACGTTTTCCTTCGGCCACTACTACAACCCGCAGTTCGTCGGCTTCTCCGACCTGCGCGTGATCAATGACGACCGCGTGTCCCCGGGCCAGGGCTTCGGCACCCATCCGCACCGCGACATGGAGATCTTCTCCTACGTGCTGGAAGGCGCGCTGGCGCACAAGGACTCCATGGGCAGCGGCTCGGTCATCCGCCCGGGCGACGTGCAGCTGATGAGCGCCGGCTCCGGCGTGGCGCACAGCGAGTTCAACGGCTCGGATCGTGAGAACGTGCACTTCCTGCAGATCTGGATCGTGCCCAACGTGACCGGCGCGCCGCCGCGCTACCAGGAGAAGTCCTTCCCGGAGGCCGAGAAGCGCGGCCGCCTGCGGTTGATCATCTCGCCCGATGGCGCGCAGGGCTCGCTGGAGATCCGCCAGGACGCGCGCGTCTACGCCGGCCTGTTCGACGGCGAGGAGAGCGCCTTGCTGACGCTGGGCGACGATCGCCACGCCTATGTCCACGTGGCCCGCGGTTCGATCGAGCTCGACGGCCAGGCCCTGCACGAGGGCGACGGCGTGCGTGTGCGCGATGCCGGCACGCTGAGCCTGGCCAAGGGCCAGGGCGCCGAAGTGCTGGTGTTCGACCTGCGCCCCAACGAGGTGCCGGGCCTGAACTGA